The Actinomyces sp. oral taxon 414 genome has a segment encoding these proteins:
- a CDS encoding sensor histidine kinase, protein MSPPVPADDDRAIRAATDWRAVVRMLGPRGATCSLPLADVILSAVCLMTAALNISFLNRFGVHFVYVADLVLAVVIASAQSLRRRMLRASFVVTAVGLALYALLTYSSPVALGLSPLSLTALTSLHAVIRWCPDGRWRRAALGVALAGAALNPVGMFVIGHAGLPGDPLIQFPRDSRPAIFAIYAIAAGVSATAVLVVATDARQRRRLAEERARLLDRQRAAAVARERLELARELHDLLGHSLTAIKVQASTALAVGDPQVLRSVLAAVERTAGASLEEVRELVRALRDGAADASTAPVADLADLDRAIGAVRAAGLELSVRLPGESVLRRAQASWSLAQRLTVLRTVQEGLTNALRHGTGGARLSMSVEPGRCEVSVLNPAPDSAPGPGAGSAPGTGLVGLNERVRLVGGRLEAGPHPWDDGSPGFRLVASLPVNAAAAGGIGTRDAPAVEEEAVSARR, encoded by the coding sequence ATGAGCCCGCCCGTCCCCGCCGACGACGACCGCGCGATCCGCGCGGCCACCGACTGGCGCGCCGTCGTGCGTATGCTCGGCCCCCGGGGCGCGACCTGCTCCCTGCCGCTGGCGGATGTGATCCTGAGCGCCGTCTGTCTGATGACCGCGGCTCTGAACATCTCCTTCCTCAATCGATTCGGCGTCCACTTCGTCTACGTCGCCGACCTCGTCCTGGCGGTTGTCATTGCGTCGGCGCAGTCGCTGCGACGGCGGATGCTGCGCGCCTCCTTCGTCGTCACCGCCGTCGGCCTGGCCCTGTACGCGCTGCTGACGTACTCCTCCCCCGTGGCCCTGGGCCTGTCCCCCCTGAGCCTGACGGCCCTGACGAGCCTGCACGCCGTCATCCGGTGGTGTCCCGACGGGCGCTGGAGGCGGGCGGCCCTGGGCGTCGCCCTGGCGGGTGCGGCCCTCAACCCGGTCGGCATGTTCGTCATCGGCCACGCCGGGCTCCCCGGCGACCCCCTCATACAGTTCCCGCGGGACTCGCGGCCCGCCATCTTCGCGATCTACGCCATCGCGGCGGGAGTGTCGGCGACGGCGGTCCTGGTGGTGGCGACCGACGCCCGCCAACGCCGTCGGCTCGCCGAGGAGCGCGCCCGTCTGCTCGACCGGCAGCGGGCCGCCGCGGTGGCCCGCGAGCGCCTGGAGCTGGCCCGCGAGCTGCACGACCTACTGGGCCACAGCCTCACCGCCATCAAGGTGCAGGCCTCCACGGCCCTGGCGGTGGGCGACCCGCAGGTCCTGCGTTCCGTCCTGGCCGCGGTGGAGCGGACCGCCGGGGCGAGTCTGGAGGAGGTGCGCGAGCTGGTGCGCGCCCTGCGGGACGGGGCCGCGGACGCCTCTACCGCCCCCGTCGCCGATCTGGCGGACCTGGACCGCGCGATCGGCGCGGTGCGGGCGGCGGGGCTGGAGCTGAGCGTCCGGCTGCCGGGCGAGTCGGTGCTGCGCCGGGCGCAGGCGTCCTGGTCGTTGGCCCAGAGGCTGACGGTCCTGCGGACGGTTCAGGAGGGGCTGACCAACGCGCTGCGCCACGGCACCGGCGGTGCACGGCTGAGCATGAGCGTCGAGCCCGGTCGCTGCGAGGTCTCCGTCCTCAATCCGGCCCCCGACTCGGCTCCCGGCCCGGGAGCGGGGTCGGCCCCGGGCACGGGGCTGGTGGGTCTGAACGAGCGCGTCCGGCTCGTGGGCGGGCGCCTGGAGGCGGGGCCGCACCCGTGGGACGACGGCTCGCCCGGCTTCCGCCTGGTCGCGTCCCTGCCCGTCAACGCCGCCGCGGCCGGCGGGATCGGAACCCGGGACGCGCCCGCCGTCGAGGAGGAGGCCGTCAGTGCGCGCCGGTGA
- a CDS encoding response regulator transcription factor codes for MRAGEPGGTWRVVVVDDQALVVSAFEMLLAAQADLEVAGTASDGAAALALLRGLRRRGRGADVVLMDIRMPVMDGVEAIRAMRAEEGLGGIPVLVLTTFDEEELVLGALRAGARGFLLKDASPGLLLEAVRTVATGGSWLDPAVTGTVLAHLGDGDPPGPAGVPMPGPAGTPAERGAVSEPGPADAPTPAARPATVPVGSGKSGAAPMVPGIESPARPEPGSPTRPGPVAEPGPTAGPGTGLAEPVTLRERQVLALVCEGLPNAEIGERLHLAESTVKTHVKALLAKTGRRNRVELIVHAFRHGLVDYRS; via the coding sequence GTGCGCGCCGGTGAGCCGGGAGGGACGTGGCGCGTGGTCGTCGTCGACGACCAGGCGCTGGTGGTTTCCGCCTTCGAGATGCTCCTGGCCGCCCAGGCGGATCTGGAGGTCGCGGGGACCGCGTCCGACGGCGCCGCCGCCCTGGCGCTGCTGCGCGGGCTCCGCCGTCGGGGCCGGGGCGCCGACGTCGTCCTCATGGACATCCGCATGCCCGTCATGGACGGTGTGGAGGCCATTCGGGCCATGCGCGCCGAGGAGGGGCTGGGCGGGATCCCCGTGCTGGTGCTGACGACCTTCGACGAGGAGGAGCTCGTGCTCGGGGCGCTGCGCGCGGGTGCCCGGGGGTTCCTCCTCAAGGACGCCTCCCCCGGTCTTCTGCTGGAGGCGGTGCGCACCGTCGCCACGGGCGGGTCCTGGCTCGATCCCGCCGTCACCGGGACGGTCCTGGCCCATCTGGGCGACGGCGACCCGCCCGGTCCTGCGGGCGTCCCAATGCCCGGTCCTGCGGGCACACCGGCGGAGCGGGGCGCCGTCTCAGAGCCCGGGCCGGCCGACGCGCCGACGCCGGCCGCGAGGCCGGCAACGGTGCCGGTCGGCTCCGGCAAGTCGGGTGCGGCGCCGATGGTCCCGGGCATCGAATCGCCCGCGCGGCCAGAACCGGGATCGCCTACGCGGCCAGGACCTGTTGCGGAGCCGGGACCGACCGCAGGGCCGGGCACGGGGCTGGCCGAGCCGGTCACGCTCCGCGAGCGCCAGGTCCTGGCCCTGGTGTGCGAGGGACTGCCCAACGCCGAGATCGGCGAGCGGCTCCACCTGGCCGAGTCCACCGTTAAGACCCACGTCAAGGCGCTCCTGGCCAAAACCGGCAGACGCAACCGGGTCGAGCTCATTGTGCACGCCTTCCGCCACGGTCTGGTGGATTACCGCAGCTGA
- a CDS encoding ABC transporter ATP-binding protein: MMSTSMSTAPAPPPAAIPAGLRMVGVVKSFGAQEVLRGLNLTARPGRVYALLGPNGAGKSTTLAIALGLMRADSGAVEILNAPWTRESLEHVGASLNGPALFPQLSARRNLLVHARLTGTDPAVIAPLLERVGLGGAGRKRAGSFSTGMKVRLALAMALLTDPEVLILDEPQNGLDPQGIIELRDLLRGLADAGRTVVVSSHQLGEMARMADDVGVLVAGRLAYEGPLSGLAHPDDGPGLEAAYLDLVTGRGAGAR, from the coding sequence ATGATGAGTACTTCGATGAGCACGGCCCCGGCGCCGCCCCCCGCGGCTATTCCGGCGGGCCTTCGCATGGTGGGGGTCGTCAAGTCCTTCGGCGCCCAGGAGGTCCTGCGCGGCCTGAACCTGACCGCCCGCCCGGGGCGCGTCTACGCCCTGCTGGGCCCCAACGGCGCGGGCAAGTCGACGACCCTGGCAATCGCCCTGGGTCTCATGCGCGCCGACTCCGGCGCCGTGGAGATCCTGAACGCGCCGTGGACGCGCGAGAGCCTGGAGCATGTGGGCGCCTCGCTCAACGGCCCGGCGCTGTTCCCCCAGCTGTCCGCCCGCCGCAACCTGCTGGTGCACGCCCGCCTGACCGGCACCGACCCCGCCGTCATCGCCCCGCTCCTGGAGCGCGTGGGCCTGGGCGGGGCGGGGCGCAAGCGCGCCGGCTCCTTCTCGACGGGCATGAAGGTGCGCCTGGCCCTGGCGATGGCGCTGCTGACCGACCCGGAGGTCCTCATTCTCGACGAGCCGCAGAACGGCCTGGATCCGCAGGGCATTATCGAGTTGCGCGACCTGCTGCGGGGGCTGGCCGACGCCGGGCGCACCGTCGTCGTCTCCAGCCACCAGCTGGGCGAGATGGCGCGCATGGCCGACGACGTCGGCGTCCTCGTGGCGGGACGCCTGGCCTACGAGGGCCCGCTGTCCGGGCTCGCCCATCCCGACGACGGCCCCGGACTGGAGGCCGCCTACCTGGACCTGGTCACCGGCCGGGGAGCGGGTGCCCGATGA
- a CDS encoding S41 family peptidase, producing the protein MNTRQLEPAAPPAPELPTRSFTESPAAPPDAGSYPGSPASVPSFAPAAEFTPEFTPEFTAESAAGLPRRPARRRHHTLKIVAIVLAVLVVLGAAGGAWLIHSKGPASGIWWPTPSPQSYGMRVLDLMDSGIHATGQEWARARADAAERIKGAATHDEVDAILTDALAVAGGKHSFILGADEARDLVDSYIAPTSSLDGCVLTVTVPEFAGTAEQGREYATALADALGTEGVCGVVVDLRDNGGGDMGPMLAGLSPLLPDGTVTSFVIQGSTSDVTLKDGAISGGGTPTSVGARGKLDVPVAVLTSATTASSGEQTLLAFRGLGNARVFGAPTRGYASVNQEFPLYTGRTMVLTTGTSQARTGERFGEEPIAPDVETSPEEAPAAAAEWIASQS; encoded by the coding sequence ATGAACACGCGCCAGCTCGAACCCGCCGCCCCGCCCGCCCCCGAACTCCCCACCCGATCCTTCACCGAGTCCCCCGCCGCCCCGCCCGACGCCGGGTCCTACCCCGGCTCCCCCGCCTCCGTCCCGTCCTTCGCGCCCGCCGCCGAGTTCACCCCTGAGTTCACCCCCGAATTCACCGCCGAGTCCGCCGCCGGGCTCCCCCGCCGCCCCGCCCGACGCCGCCACCACACCCTCAAGATCGTTGCCATTGTTCTCGCCGTCCTCGTCGTGCTCGGCGCCGCCGGCGGCGCCTGGCTCATCCACTCCAAGGGCCCCGCCTCCGGCATCTGGTGGCCCACGCCCAGCCCCCAGTCCTACGGCATGCGCGTCCTGGACCTCATGGACTCGGGCATTCACGCCACCGGCCAGGAGTGGGCCCGGGCCCGCGCCGACGCCGCCGAGCGCATCAAGGGGGCCGCCACTCACGACGAGGTCGACGCGATCCTGACCGACGCCCTGGCGGTCGCCGGCGGCAAGCACTCCTTCATCCTCGGCGCCGACGAGGCCCGGGACCTGGTCGACTCCTACATCGCCCCGACGTCGTCCCTGGACGGCTGCGTGCTCACCGTCACGGTCCCGGAATTCGCCGGGACGGCGGAGCAGGGCCGGGAGTACGCCACCGCCCTCGCCGACGCCCTGGGCACCGAGGGCGTGTGCGGCGTGGTGGTGGACCTGCGGGACAACGGCGGCGGGGACATGGGTCCCATGCTGGCGGGACTGTCCCCGCTGCTGCCCGACGGGACGGTCACCTCCTTCGTGATCCAGGGGAGCACCAGCGACGTCACCCTCAAGGACGGGGCGATCAGCGGCGGCGGCACGCCGACCTCGGTGGGGGCCCGCGGCAAGCTCGACGTGCCTGTGGCGGTGCTGACCTCGGCGACGACCGCCTCCTCGGGCGAGCAGACGCTCCTGGCCTTCCGCGGGCTGGGCAATGCCCGGGTCTTCGGGGCCCCGACGCGCGGCTACGCCTCGGTCAACCAGGAGTTCCCGCTGTACACGGGGCGCACCATGGTGCTCACCACGGGCACCTCGCAGGCCCGCACCGGTGAGCGGTTCGGGGAGGAGCCGATCGCGCCCGACGTCGAGACTTCGCCGGAGGAGGCGCCCGCGGCGGCGGCCGAGTGGATCGCCTCCCAGTCCTGA
- a CDS encoding ABC transporter ATP-binding protein, whose amino-acid sequence MLKITHLSKCYGSLQALDSLSFDVGDHELVGFVGANGAGKSTTMRIIMGVLEGDGGTVTWNGAPVDAATRRRIGYMPEERGLYPRMRVGEQLTYLARLHGADKSRAERATREWTERLGLAERRGDDVQKLSLGNQQRVQLAAALIGDPGLLILDEPFSGLDPVAVDVMSQVLRERAAAGVPSLFSSHQLDVVERLCDRIVIIRSGRLVATGTIEELRATAAPRWRVVVDVDAAPDEAAASARAALAGAPDPRISAAPHGRGARLELVAGGADEQLLLRAVEHLGCPGRLRELGPVRHPLTEIFREALAAPDAAADGAPTTTATTGQEA is encoded by the coding sequence GTGCTGAAGATCACACACTTGTCCAAATGCTACGGGAGCCTCCAGGCCCTCGACTCCCTGTCCTTCGACGTGGGCGACCACGAGCTCGTCGGCTTCGTGGGGGCCAACGGCGCCGGCAAGTCGACCACCATGCGCATCATCATGGGCGTCCTTGAGGGCGACGGCGGCACCGTGACCTGGAACGGCGCGCCGGTGGACGCCGCCACGCGCCGCCGCATCGGCTACATGCCCGAGGAGCGCGGCCTGTACCCCAGGATGAGGGTCGGCGAGCAACTGACCTACCTCGCCCGCCTCCACGGCGCGGACAAGTCCCGGGCTGAGCGCGCCACCCGGGAGTGGACCGAGCGCCTGGGCCTGGCCGAGCGGCGCGGGGACGACGTCCAGAAGCTCTCCCTGGGCAACCAGCAGCGCGTCCAGCTCGCCGCCGCCCTCATCGGCGACCCCGGGCTGCTCATCCTCGACGAGCCCTTCTCGGGCCTGGATCCCGTCGCCGTCGATGTCATGAGCCAGGTGCTGCGCGAGCGCGCCGCCGCCGGGGTCCCCTCGCTGTTCAGCTCCCACCAGCTCGACGTCGTCGAGCGCCTGTGCGACCGCATCGTCATCATCCGCTCCGGCCGGCTCGTCGCCACCGGCACCATCGAGGAGCTGCGGGCCACCGCCGCGCCGCGCTGGCGCGTCGTCGTGGACGTGGACGCCGCCCCCGACGAGGCGGCCGCCTCCGCCCGCGCCGCCCTCGCCGGCGCCCCCGACCCGCGGATCTCCGCCGCGCCGCACGGCCGCGGGGCCCGCCTGGAGCTGGTGGCGGGCGGGGCCGACGAGCAGCTCCTGCTTCGGGCCGTCGAACACCTGGGCTGCCCGGGCCGCCTGCGCGAGCTGGGCCCGGTGCGCCACCCGCTGACCGAAATCTTCCGGGAGGCCCTGGCCGCCCCCGACGCCGCCGCCGACGGCGCCCCCACCACGACCGCCACGACCGGGCAGGAGGCCTGA
- a CDS encoding ABC transporter permease, translating into MSSSPTAPRPAAPAPQGAPGAAMSRTAEIRLVAGRELRAQLFKKTTLISTGVMLVLVIGTIIAATVLTGGKDEPYRLGVSGSDAAAVEQLRPALEQVVASNGLNVEVVDLSGKDPAAALNADDESPEHVDMDLALSATPTLTVRQSADDAVVAGVTGLMQQQALSSMIAELGGDPSTVAGSLAQAAPTVRVLNPATADQEGFQARYAVFVASSMMLYLVVLLGGQFIAMGVVEEKSSRIIEILLACVRPTSLLAGKVLGTGASLILCFGLVGTAGAVTAQVTGVMPDMDIDLNATLVVTLVWMVVGYAIFSVLFGAAGALVSRQEDVNGATMPLTVLCVLPFMLSVAMFMGDPEQPVWRVLACIPPLSPYLMPARLVSGVSGWAEQAIALVIALASLPLLVRLSATIYTRAVTRMGSRVPLRQVLSRRSA; encoded by the coding sequence ATGTCATCATCCCCCACCGCGCCGCGCCCCGCCGCCCCGGCCCCGCAGGGCGCCCCGGGCGCCGCCATGTCGCGGACCGCCGAGATCCGCCTGGTCGCCGGACGCGAGCTGCGCGCCCAACTGTTCAAGAAGACCACGCTCATCTCCACCGGCGTCATGCTCGTCCTCGTCATCGGCACCATTATCGCCGCCACCGTGCTCACCGGCGGGAAGGACGAGCCCTACCGCCTGGGCGTCTCCGGCTCCGACGCCGCCGCGGTCGAGCAGCTGCGCCCCGCCCTGGAGCAGGTCGTCGCGTCGAACGGGCTCAACGTCGAGGTCGTCGACCTGTCCGGGAAGGACCCCGCCGCCGCCCTGAACGCCGACGACGAGAGCCCCGAGCACGTGGACATGGACCTCGCCCTGTCCGCCACCCCCACTCTCACGGTCCGCCAGAGCGCCGACGACGCCGTCGTCGCCGGCGTCACCGGCCTCATGCAGCAGCAGGCGCTGTCCTCCATGATCGCCGAGCTGGGCGGCGACCCGAGCACCGTGGCCGGCTCGCTGGCCCAGGCCGCGCCGACGGTCCGGGTCCTGAACCCGGCGACCGCGGACCAGGAGGGGTTCCAGGCGCGCTACGCGGTGTTCGTGGCCTCGAGCATGATGCTCTACCTCGTCGTCCTCCTGGGCGGGCAGTTCATCGCCATGGGCGTGGTCGAGGAGAAGTCGAGCCGCATTATCGAGATCCTGCTGGCCTGCGTGCGCCCCACCTCCCTGCTGGCCGGCAAGGTCCTGGGGACGGGGGCGAGCCTCATCCTGTGCTTCGGGCTCGTGGGCACCGCCGGCGCGGTGACCGCCCAGGTCACCGGGGTCATGCCCGACATGGACATCGACCTCAATGCCACGCTCGTGGTCACGCTCGTGTGGATGGTCGTCGGGTACGCGATTTTCTCGGTCCTCTTCGGGGCCGCGGGCGCGCTGGTGAGCCGCCAGGAGGATGTGAACGGTGCGACGATGCCGTTGACCGTGCTGTGCGTGCTGCCCTTCATGCTCTCCGTGGCGATGTTCATGGGCGACCCCGAGCAGCCCGTCTGGAGAGTGCTGGCCTGCATCCCGCCGCTCTCCCCCTACCTCATGCCGGCCCGCCTGGTCTCCGGCGTCTCCGGCTGGGCGGAGCAGGCCATTGCGCTGGTCATCGCCCTGGCCTCCCTGCCGCTGCTGGTGCGCCTGTCCGCCACGATCTACACCCGGGCCGTGACCCGCATGGGCTCGCGGGTCCCGCTCAGGCAGGTCCTGTCCCGCCGGAGCGCCTGA
- the ndk gene encoding nucleoside-diphosphate kinase encodes MTSVACTLVLIKPDAVRRRLTGEILRRIEAKGYELIALRRQTTTPQVLAEHYAEHVDKPFYPSIVEYMTSGPLVAVVVSGHRVVEGVRSLMGATDPTAAAPGTIRGDLGRDWGTDAIENLVHGSDGEASAAREIAIWFPEID; translated from the coding sequence ATGACCAGCGTCGCTTGCACCCTCGTCCTGATCAAGCCCGACGCCGTCCGGCGGCGCCTGACCGGCGAGATCCTGCGCCGCATCGAGGCCAAGGGCTACGAGCTCATCGCCCTGCGCCGCCAGACCACCACCCCGCAGGTGCTGGCCGAGCACTACGCCGAGCACGTGGACAAGCCCTTCTACCCCTCGATCGTGGAGTACATGACGAGCGGGCCGCTGGTCGCGGTCGTGGTGAGCGGTCACCGGGTGGTGGAGGGGGTGCGCTCGCTCATGGGTGCGACCGACCCGACCGCGGCCGCGCCGGGGACCATCCGCGGGGACCTGGGGCGGGACTGGGGGACGGACGCCATCGAGAACCTCGTCCACGGCTCGGACGGCGAGGCCTCGGCCGCCCGCGAGATCGCCATCTGGTTCCCCGAGATCGACTGA
- a CDS encoding HPr family phosphocarrier protein — MPVGAAGPFASAGPAGAFSPAGPAEAPAPATAIVVVSHSRRLAEGVAEIASQMAPGVVVRGVGGLGDSLGTDAWAVRGAVTDLLDAGHEVLLTADLGSALMVAEIVVEEEVRPVAGRCALTVDCPVVRGTLAAAVTARAGGDAASCARAAARTATDWAAARDAADWPAGPAAADWPVADWPAPGGGGRGAHGGRGAGNGPDAADAAGPAAEPDAADTTDPAGAGERAPSARRSVLLADPAGLHARPAAALAALLDDERAHMRVGTSPATTLQEILALGLHGRARLEVTVTGPHAERTLERIERLLGGVV; from the coding sequence GTGCCTGTCGGAGCCGCCGGACCCTTCGCGTCCGCGGGGCCCGCCGGGGCCTTCTCGCCCGCCGGGCCCGCTGAGGCCCCCGCGCCCGCCACTGCGATCGTCGTCGTCTCCCACTCGCGGCGCCTGGCCGAGGGCGTCGCCGAGATCGCCTCGCAGATGGCGCCGGGCGTCGTCGTGCGCGGCGTGGGCGGTCTGGGCGACAGCCTGGGCACGGATGCGTGGGCCGTGCGCGGGGCCGTGACCGACCTGCTCGACGCCGGTCACGAGGTCCTGCTCACCGCGGATCTGGGCAGTGCGCTCATGGTCGCTGAAATCGTCGTCGAGGAGGAGGTCCGGCCGGTCGCCGGGCGGTGCGCCCTGACCGTCGACTGCCCGGTGGTGCGCGGCACCCTGGCGGCGGCGGTGACCGCGCGCGCGGGCGGTGACGCCGCATCCTGCGCCCGGGCCGCGGCGCGGACGGCGACGGACTGGGCCGCGGCGCGGGATGCGGCGGACTGGCCGGCGGGGCCCGCGGCGGCGGACTGGCCGGTGGCGGACTGGCCGGCCCCGGGAGGGGGCGGCCGCGGCGCGCACGGCGGGCGGGGTGCGGGGAATGGGCCGGATGCGGCGGATGCGGCGGGCCCAGCGGCCGAGCCGGACGCGGCGGACACTACAGACCCGGCGGGCGCGGGGGAGCGGGCGCCGTCGGCCCGCCGCAGCGTGCTCCTGGCCGACCCCGCCGGCCTGCACGCCCGGCCCGCCGCGGCCCTGGCGGCGCTGCTGGACGACGAGCGGGCGCACATGCGGGTGGGGACCAGCCCGGCCACGACGCTGCAGGAGATCCTCGCCCTGGGCCTGCACGGGCGGGCGCGCCTGGAGGTGACCGTGACGGGGCCGCACGCGGAGCGGACCCTCGAGCGGATCGAGCGCCTGCTGGGCGGCGTCGTGTAG
- the dhaL gene encoding dihydroxyacetone kinase subunit DhaL, giving the protein MPFDAAWVIAWARLAADAVRERREELTALDAAIGDGDHGENLDRGLHAAVAALDEAQAAGRGPATPTEALKTVATTLITTAGGAAGLLLGTACLRAARAAQAAGGDDGRIDTAGVARILHEACAGAQSRGRAEPGDKTMVDAWYPAAEAAQLAADEGLGPVEAIERAARAAAEGAAATEPLRARKGRASYLGERSRGHRDPGAESTAILLAAAARAARRSRDAADED; this is encoded by the coding sequence ATGCCTTTTGATGCCGCGTGGGTCATCGCGTGGGCCCGGCTCGCCGCCGACGCCGTGCGGGAGCGGCGCGAGGAGTTGACGGCGCTCGATGCCGCCATCGGCGACGGCGACCACGGCGAGAACCTCGATCGCGGCCTGCACGCCGCCGTGGCCGCCCTCGACGAGGCCCAGGCCGCCGGGCGCGGGCCGGCCACCCCCACCGAGGCCCTCAAGACCGTGGCCACGACCCTCATCACGACGGCGGGCGGGGCGGCCGGCCTGCTGCTGGGGACCGCCTGCCTGCGCGCCGCGCGCGCCGCCCAGGCGGCCGGCGGGGACGACGGGCGGATCGACACCGCCGGCGTCGCCCGCATCCTGCACGAGGCCTGCGCGGGCGCGCAGTCGCGCGGGCGCGCCGAGCCCGGCGACAAGACCATGGTCGACGCCTGGTACCCCGCGGCCGAGGCGGCGCAGCTGGCGGCCGACGAGGGGCTCGGCCCCGTCGAGGCGATCGAGAGGGCCGCCCGGGCGGCGGCGGAGGGGGCCGCGGCCACCGAGCCGCTCCGGGCACGCAAGGGGCGGGCCTCCTACCTGGGGGAGCGCTCGCGCGGGCACCGCGACCCGGGGGCGGAGTCGACCGCGATTCTCCTCGCGGCGGCCGCCCGCGCCGCGCGGCGGTCCCGGGACGCCGCCGACGAGGACTGA